The DNA region ATCCAAAAAGTAGACTATGTATTTGCAGAGAACGGTCTTGTGGCCTATAAGGAGGGACAGTTAATATCTATTCAGGTAAGACATTGCTCTCAACCAGGCTCTTAAGCCCACTGGCTGTTGATGGTGAGGTGTCGTGATTATCAATGTGTTGCATTATCTGTTGCTTGTCATCAGTCCATCCAGGCCCACATGGGAGAAGAGCTACTGCAAGAGTTTATTAATTTCTGTCTCAACTACATGTCCAAGATCAAACTTCCCAAGAAGAGGTATGATCATTTCGCCATAGTTGTCATTGTCATTTATTTCTACGTCTCATTTCAAAGGGTTGAATATTAATTGGGACTATTGGGTCTGAAGGGATTTACGATGTTATTTtattcagggtttttttttcccctggcagAGGTACATTCATTGAATTTCGTAACGGCATGTTGAACATCTCCCCAATTGGACGAAGCTGTACTGTGGAAGAACGCAAAGAGTTCTATGAGCTCGACCAGGTAGCACCCAATGCACTCATTCTGAGGATAATTCAAATGGCTTGGATTTATAAATTTATTGCCACACACTCAACTAAAAATTCATTTAATTAGCTCTACTCCTATTTCTAATCAACAGCTAGACTGCAGCATTCTGGTGCAACTGGATAATCTGAAGATTTGCCATCAGTGTTATAATAATCCAAACTTTTGATCACAAGAACTTTGAACAATTTAAGGGACAGCAAacttcacatttttgtattatcTCCTGTCACGAgggaggctcgagggcggacccaaatgcatgactcaagaggcaagcaggcagtacagaggaggtctttatttgtgctgaggtcggttaccagcaggtaaatccaagagagcagaagtactagtagtggcaggcttacaagggtggtcaggggacaggcgagggtcagtacacaggagatcaatcaaagaaggcagaagtgtcaagggagtcaggattacggggtcggtcggagaacaggcggaggtcgctACACACTGATTCACAATCGGatatacgggagtgctggaatggggcatgagatgcgacgatctggcagagaacgagtcgtccccggggtcctatatatacacgggttCATTAGATTgtatgagacgcaggtgtgcgtctCCTAATCAGATGGCCACGCCCACCGAGGACTGGTAGGCAGGGACATGACATCTCCATAATCTCTTTTTACCATGGGCCTGGAGAATAGGCACACAATATGTGTATTGCAAGGAAGCCATAAATTCCACCATTGAGCAATGAATGTGATCTACTTGTTCATGGAGATGTACTCAGTGTTATACAAGTTTCAGTATTCAGAATAGGGTCATAATGcctcattttcaaataaataatggtctatcttttcatttttatatctcCAATTCAACATCTAGATATAAAAGTTTGTATTTGGTATAGTATTCTGTATCACACATCCTCCCAAAAGTTACACTTAGGTTCGACAAAAACTAGCAGTAACATCCTCTGATTTTACTAAAAATGCAAGAGGAAAAGACCCTTCCTGAAAGCCATCACCtttttgtggtggaggggtgtgtgtgtgtcccaagGATCCTAAGAGGTAAGTTGGCAGGGGCTTCACGTCCCTAGtatggtcacccatggcaaacaggtccgagGTCAGGGACCACACAAAGCATGGCTAAAAGGATACAGGATAAACGTTTCCATTGCCATGACATTGGTCAAAGGGGACcgcctctggagccaggcctggaggggGAGCTCAAAtgcaagcgcctggtggccaaGCTTACACCCATGGGGCCaggccaggcacagcccgaaagggtaacgttggtccccctttccatgggctcaccaaaTGTGGGAGGGGCTTTAAAGGTGGGATGCAGTGTGAGCTTGGCGGTGACCCAAGGCAGGGACCATTTGATCCCAGggtacagaagctggctctagggatgtAGAAAGTCACCTCCACGGCATGGAAGGTGCCTAAGCTGGTGTCTGAcattgagaagttccgactagatatagtggGGCTCTTCTCCACACAGGGCTTGGGCTCTTGTACaggtcctcttgagaggggttggactctcttccactctggagttgcccatggtgagaggcgccgagcaggtgtgggcatACTTATTCACGCCTAGTTCAGTGCCTCTATGTTGGGGTTCACcgcagtggatgagagggtagcctctgGACGgctcctgactgttgtttgttttgtatgcACCAAGCGgaagttcagagtacccacccattTTGGAATACACCGAGGGGTGTTGGAGAGTGCTGCCACCAGAGACTCCATCATTCTCCTGGTGGACTTCAATGTTCACGTGGTCAATAACACTGAGACCAGGAAGGGAGTGATTGGGGGCAACGGACCCCCCATCAGAACCCGACtgatgttctgttattggatttATGTGCTCATcgcggattgtccataatgaacaccgtgttcaagcataagggtgtccacacatGGACTCTGCACCAGGACACCTTAGGTTGCAGCTCGATGATAggctttgtggtcgtgtcatcagacCTTCGGCCACATGTCTTGGATAGTCAGGAGAAGAGAGGAGTGGGGTTAAAACTGCTCATcacttggtggtgagttggctcagaTGGTGGGCGAAGATGCCTGTCTGACGTTGCAGGCCCAACCTTCAGCAGGATTTAACCCATGTCTCTGGGAAGGTGGGGTTACCCTCACCTTTGGTCATAGgttgtgggttgtgaccgaaagatcaagatcccagatacaaatgaccaaaattagtttcctccgcagggtgtctgggctctcccttagagattaGGGTAAGAAGCTCGGTCAACTAAGAAGATCTTAGagttgctgctcctccacattgagaagaGGCAGATGAGGTTGCTGGGGCATCCTATTCGGATGGCTCCCGGACATCTCGCTGGTAAGTTGTTCTGGGAACCTTCCATTGGAAGGAGACCTCAGGAAAGCCCCAGGTCacggagagactacatctcttggCAAGCCTGGGGACGTCTTGGGATCGCCCCCGTGAGAGCTGGAGAAAGTGGCTGGGCAGAGGGAAGTTTGGATGTCTCTActcaagctactgcccctgcaacTCGACCTCtgataagtggtagaagatggatggaaaaaagacaatcttcaccttttgttttttttctggccccAACAGAGAGAAAGCATCCGGGAGAAGTTTGTGTCTGTTTTAAAGGAGCAGTTCAAAGGAAAAGGGTTGTCGTTTTCAATTGGTGAGTAAATTGCATGgacgtgaatgtgagtgcaaataattgattttctgtgccctgtgattggctggcgtccagttcagggtgtaccccgcctcatgcccacAGATAGGGTTGAGCATGTGAGAAGAGTTACAGAAAATTACCAGATGGATGAGTCATCTCCATTCAAAGtacaattgtgttttttaatgttttctctGCAGGAGGGCAGATCAGCTTTGATGTCTTCCCTGATGGCTGGGATAAAAGATACTGCCTTGGGATCATTGAGAAGGATAACTACTCAACTATTCACTTCTTTGGGGACAAGACTAAACCTGTGAGTATTCTGCTTGTATTCTATTTGATGTTCACACACCTTTTGAGTTTTAAGGTTACAATATTTGCAAATCAGTGGCCCCTacttaaaaaaattgtggttGTAAGTAGAAAATttaaggggtgggggggcactgTAAATCAACTGACAGAACAGTTACTTTAACTCTCTTTTTCACTGTAATACAGATACATACGTTGACAGTAAATAATTGCATTAATTTACATTCCATTTATGTGTGCTGTGTGCTAGGGAGGAAATGACTATGAGATCTACTGTGACCCACGCACCATTGGCCATGAAGTCACTTGTCCAGATGAAACACAAAAACTTTGCCAGCAGCTTTTCTTCTCATGAAAATTTCCGCAACATCTACTGCATGTTAAGGATAGAAAAGAGACTCAATTGAGAGCATGTGAAGGTTATGGAGGTTCTAACTTCAGGGTTGCgaatgatattattattattataattttttttgatggACCATTTGAACTGCCTTGTGTTCACATGTAAGTATTTTTGAAATATGGCTATTATCGGAAAAATCTTGTTGGTTCAAGATTCTTGACTATATAGCTACTCCTTTAAGAATGATGAATATATTGAATGTGGAACCTAATAAGGAATAATTGTCTATCAGTTATTAACATCTTGACGTCATAGCGAAATTACACTAGAAAATAAAttgctttttccatttcatgAAGCCATTGTAAAATTGATTCACCATCCTCACCCACTCCTCAGCCTTCATCTAATAATCCCATCATTTATGTCCAAACAAAGTGGGCtgaagtatttttcatttggaaGTTCCACAATGAGTAACTGTGAgccaaaacattttgctttataAGTGTCACAACAAAAGCTGTGAAAGGTAACAGACTCCAGGAGTCCCAactactgtttgtgttttggaCCAATAGCAGATAGGCTGCAGTTCAACACAGGGGTCAGCAacttttttgaggctgagggctacttcgtgagcactgatcgtatgaagggctacgttaCCTGttcgctgaaaatttcagactcagttcattacatgtacataaaatatttttgttttaatttattgtagtaaatgacattacaggtatttaaaatttttaattcacataagcaagtcagattcagaatttaaagcacaaataaaagtaacaatttgtggcctatggtatttttataacatacctcgcgggcgccttatatggtcctcgcgggctaccattcgctcGGGAACCACGTTGGTGACGGCTGGTTCAACATGTAGACAACTGATGTTTAGTATCATATGGTATGacatgatgggggggggggggggaatatatatatatatatatatatatatataagtatttTTGGAAACCAATTAACACATTATTCTTGATCAGAAGTATACTGTGTGGGgtcagtttgtttttcttttttcttgctttaCTGCTTGCTTTTGTGGGTTCACttaattttttaatgtgtttagcATAGTTCTAGACTTGCTTCATGTGTAAAATATCTTAAGATCACTTCTGTTTTGAATTAACAATATATATTAACTTTGTTACATTAAACAGAATGTAACATCTTTTATATTTGAGTTTAACATGTGAGACCCAGAGTGTTGCCACCTGGAAGAGAACCTTTATTGATTTAGTATTAATACAGAACAAATACACATCAGGCTCCATGTGTAAGAAGAAAATGGCAGTGAGCAGCTATTCCTCACTTTACACAATATGAAATTTTGCTGGACCACATTTAGGTTTCACCATCTAAAATTTCAAGTGTATGTATTTGGTTCACACTATTGATCTGAAACGTTATGTTGGGAAATTAGGGTCAACAGATCAGGTGTGCCTGAACAGTACTGTATAGCCTCTTCTGGCTCCTGATAGCATGGACATAAAACACTGCTTCCAAGTTGGTCCAACTATTATACCAGCTTTGTAATGCTACTCAGCATATGTTTGGAGAGCACAACAGCACTTTCTAAATTGTCTACCCACCTGCAGTTAAGCAGCATGCTCATTTGGAGTTAAATGATAGATGTCCTGTGTcagtcaaaaagaaaacaaaaatccatccattaaaaCAGTACAGATAGCAGGTTTACAGAACTGAAATCTGAATTCAGGAAATGGGGGAAACAACAGAAGACAGGCTAAAGATGAGTTAATCTTTAGAGTATGTACTGAAGTGTTGAATCACAGTACAATGTGAGAATGTTACTCAGTACAAAGAGATAACAAATAAATTATATTGCACAAAATGACATGGGGGGACATGATTATGATCATCTGttgatgtaaatatattttgatgCTGTTCAATGTTTCGTCAAAGTATTTGCATTCAAAATAACACTTCATGTTTTATAAGCATATCCCTTCTAGTTCAGTGACAGTGATTCCTACAGGTTACATGACAGTAAAATATCTTGATTTGTCATCTATACAACCAAATTCCCAGCACAATATCTTTCAAATGTTAAAACTACATGACAAATGTTTGACATTAATTTTACCTCTTGCTGTGTTGTTTAGATGTAGACTATGATAACCAAACGCAAGTCTGACTTCGGGCTCTTATTTCCCACCACAGAAGGCCCTTATAACTTATACGACTTCACTATAACATGATTACCGATTCACCCATTAATGGAGCAGCAGCTTCCTAATCATATTGTAAGAAAGGTTTGTGTCATGCTATATTTCAGTCTGTTTACATCAAATGTTTTACAGCCCCATACTAAAAGTGCATTACATAAGTTAAAATGATAGTGAGTCAGCACGCAACTTTTTTGTATATAAATAAAGCCATTCTGGTCTCAAATATGATGAaacataaaatgctaacatagTAGTTTTGtagtcttctattttttttttccaagttatgAGTTAGCCAGTAGTGAAGTGTAACTTTTCCGTCTCCTTGCCCTCTTCCCCAGCGCTGGACTGTCAGTTGCTGAGGTCACCCACGTCTGACACCAGGTCGCTGCTGATAGAGATGTCATCTGTGTTGAGGTGCTTGACTTGAAGGGGCTGGCCtagactgactgactgacagaCTGAAAGGTGGGTCCTTCACCCTAGCATTCTGAATGGCCAGTCCAAACTTCCTGTGGTCCTGTGCAGGGTTGGTGAATGGGATTGCGTATATAGTGGTTCGGTCCAGGCCAGTGTCTTTGCTGCATGTGCTGAGTTCTTTTAACCacaacttcctcccacattattGGCTTCCCTGTCAGAACAGTTATCCTCTGCATAAGAAAAAACAGGGAGAAATCCTCTTTATTTACTCATCACAAATTCATCAGTGAAATCTCTTAGCTACTTCCTTCAGTTTTGTGAAACAAAGTTGATAAATGGGAAAATTGACgtaccagacaaagcacagcaAAAAGACCCCTATGATGACAAATCATAATGGTGTGAGGTTTCCCTTTCCCGGACGCAGGGCTTAAAGCAgagcacctggtggctgggcctgtaCCTATGGGACCTGCCCAGGCACAtccgaaagggtaacgtgggccCCTtgtcccatgggctcaccatctATGAGAAGGGCCATCGGGGTTGGGTGCAATGTTAGCTGGACagtggctgaaggcaggaacCTTGGTGATCCAATCTGATTcctggctacagaagctggctgtAGCAGACGTGATTTTTACGTTTATAGatggaattccgtctttttaaagacttttttaaatcttttcatATTGATTGCCAATGAattgccagaatccacactcgttcattttccgatTCGACTTGCAACCGAAGCGGAAAATGTGATACGCGCCTGTTGATTTGTCAAATGTGGAACACGCAGGTAGTGGTCCCACTTGCAAGTGAACACAATGGCGGTGCTGAAGAGGAAATACGCTTcgtgagtgaaagaaattgatagaaatgtcaaaaatgatatttgatgggattggatggaacaagAAATCGTCAATACCgctggaaagaaggaagttaccactctgttaagcaacttcattcgcaaaatcgatcgacctggtaaagcattgtgcacgtggtgtcaggatactattgactatggatcaGGAGGTTTATAGGGATTGGAACTTCACgcaaaacg from Syngnathoides biaculeatus isolate LvHL_M chromosome 9, ASM1980259v1, whole genome shotgun sequence includes:
- the pmm2 gene encoding phosphomannomutase 2 isoform X3: MSMFIEKLKTRVRVGVVGGSDLCKIKEQLGDDVIQKVDYVFAENGLVAYKEGQLISIQSIQAHMGEELLQEFINFCLNYMSKIKLPKKRGTFIEFRNGMLNISPIGRSCTVEERKEFYELDQRESIREKFVSVLKEQFKGKGLSFSIGGQISFDVFPDGWDKRYCLGIIEKDNYSTIHFFGDKTKPGGNDYEIYCDPRTIGHEVTCPDETQKLCQQLFFS
- the pmm2 gene encoding phosphomannomutase 2 isoform X1 — encoded protein: MTEFSVDANTICLFDVDGTLTAARQPVTTEMSMFIEKLKTRVRVGVVGGSDLCKIKEQLGDDVIQKVDYVFAENGLVAYKEGQLISIQSIQAHMGEELLQEFINFCLNYMSKIKLPKKRGTFIEFRNGMLNISPIGRSCTVEERKEFYELDQRESIREKFVSVLKEQFKGKGLSFSIGGQISFDVFPDGWDKRYCLGIIEKDNYSTIHFFGDKTKPGGNDYEIYCDPRTIGHEVTCPDETQKLCQQLFFS
- the pmm2 gene encoding phosphomannomutase 2 isoform X4 — its product is MSMFIEKLKTRVRVGVVGGSDLCKIKEQLGDDENGLVAYKEGQLISIQSIQAHMGEELLQEFINFCLNYMSKIKLPKKRGTFIEFRNGMLNISPIGRSCTVEERKEFYELDQRESIREKFVSVLKEQFKGKGLSFSIGGQISFDVFPDGWDKRYCLGIIEKDNYSTIHFFGDKTKPGGNDYEIYCDPRTIGHEVTCPDETQKLCQQLFFS
- the pmm2 gene encoding phosphomannomutase 2 isoform X2; the encoded protein is MTEFSVDANTICLFDVDGTLTAARQPVTTEMSMFIEKLKTRVRVGVVGGSDLCKIKEQLGDDENGLVAYKEGQLISIQSIQAHMGEELLQEFINFCLNYMSKIKLPKKRGTFIEFRNGMLNISPIGRSCTVEERKEFYELDQRESIREKFVSVLKEQFKGKGLSFSIGGQISFDVFPDGWDKRYCLGIIEKDNYSTIHFFGDKTKPGGNDYEIYCDPRTIGHEVTCPDETQKLCQQLFFS